Within the Miscanthus floridulus cultivar M001 chromosome 2, ASM1932011v1, whole genome shotgun sequence genome, the region GTGGGCACATTCTGTTTTTGTCTTATGATATGGCAGAATCATGTACTGTTTCGAATTCTGAGAATAAGCGCAGTCTCCCAGCATGGATGTTGAAATCAACCTCAGGTAATCAAGTGGCAAAGACCGAAGATCAGAATAAGCAGGCACCGGAATCTGATGAGCAAATTGGGGCTCTTAATCAGAGCAAGGCCATCAAAAGGAACAACAGAAGGCCCTTAAAAAGCTTGGATTCAGAGACTGCTGGTGAACTGGGAGCTTTGCGGCGATGTGAGGGTAGAGAAAAGGCCAGAAGAAAGAGCAAGGATGCTGTCAAAGATGAAGTTGAAGAAAATGTGGAAGTAAAGAGTAAGAATGTAAGAAAAGCGAGTGGAAGAGCTGCTCCAAAGAATAGCAGGAAACGGAAGCTGGATAATGTCGAATCAGAACCATCATCACCAGTATCAACTGATGACGACATAGAGCTTACTGTTGAGGATCTTGTGAGCATAGCTGAAGAGGTAAATCATACTGTTTAAGTGGTTTGACACTAATTCACACTTTACATCTTGGAGTGCTATGTAGTGGTTTTTTAAGTTACACCATTGGTAATATTGAGTATGAGGCTTATTTCGTGTGTTAATATTGTCACAATGAAAACTGTTTCAGTATAGCCTTCTTGGCTTAATTCTTGAGCTGCTAATCTTGTCATAAGTTAAACCTTGCCATCTCCCTTTCTAATAAGATGAGTGAACTATTCTAACAAGTTATTTTATATTGACGCATTTTTGTTTGCAGTTTGTTAATGCTGAGTCAGTAGTAAATGATCAATCAGTGAAAGGATTGATGCAGTGCACAACAGTCACAAGAAATACAAGAGCAATCGAGTATACAGAAGACGAGAACACTAGCCATCAAGAGGTGAAGTGTCCATCAAGTATCAAAACGACAGCAGATGTTGCTCAGGATATGATAAACCTGTTATTCGGACATCTATTGAGTAAACATGCTGGCGACACAAAGAAATCTGATCCTGTAGAATCAATGACTTCTATAAATCAGGTGCCAGAGGAGAAAGGCTGGCATAGCGAAGTACCAAGGCAGGAGGAACCTGTGAAGATATcagagcctgtagaatcaatgacTACGACTATAAATCATGCGCCAGAGAAGAAAGACTGGCGTAGTGAGTTACCAAAGCTGGGCGAACCTGTGACAAAGAAGAAGAGCAGCCTGAGAGATAAGGTGGCCTTGTTTATGTGACTGCATCAGATGAGCATTGGGCGGTAGATTGTGATTCGTATGAGACTGCATCTGCTGGTTCTGAGCGTGTCCTGTCCCCTGTAAATATGCCCCTGTTCCACGGCATTATTTTTACATGTAATTATATATTTGGTTAATAAGCTGTCTTCTTGAAATCTAGTAAGCCAGCCCTCAGTGTTGCTAGATGGTATTCTTGCGTCATTTTCTGTTGATTGAAGTATGACCGTATGAAGTATCGGTGTTCCTCAATGGCACTAGAGGGAAGCAGTTTAAAAATCGTAGAGTTATTAGGCATGGAGCCCCGATCTctgtttaggccccgtttggcatagCTTAGCTTCACTGTataaactgttttttttttttgtaaaatagaGGCTTGTTTGGCCCAGCTCAAACGGCTTCATGAGCTGTTGTGAGTTGTTTTATTTGTCAAACACTCATTTCTAAAATAGCTTCACCCATAAAATTGTTTTTCTCCCCCCTCTCACAAAGACATGAGTTATGATGAAGCTGAAAAAGTAGCTTATCCCAGCTCTCTTCCTCATTTCTCTCTCTCATCTATGCATGAAGTTGTTTTTAAGCTGTTTTGCCAAATAGTTTTTCTAAAACAGTTCAGCTTAAAAAAAATTACTCATGAAGCTATTTTCCATAAAAACAACTTACTAATGAAGctgagctgtgccaaacaggccctagctTTATTGAGCAACTTTTATGTTGAAGCTAAGTTGTTTTGGAACAAGCGTTTGACAAAACAGCTTCACATGATGGAGCAATGAATAGAATGACTATAATATGGGAGATAAAGCTGGGATAAACTATTTTTTTTCAGCTTTATCCCAACTCATATCATTTTTAGAGGAGGAGAAAAACAGCTTTACCCATGAAGCTGTTTTGAaaacggcaaaaaaaaaaaaacagatcacGATAGCTCATGAAGCTACTgtgagctgtgccaaacaggcccttactcTCCATGGAGCCTTTGCAGAAGTTGGGTGGACACTGACACAGCTGAGAGTGTCCTGTTCCCAATCATTTACGGTGCTGCAAAACTACAGATCAGTATGTACGATGATGATGCAGCTATCTTCCTAAAAGTTGTAATGGATATGTTGCCTATCTTTGGGAGGTTTGGTTACTGATAAACAAGCAAAAGTCCAATCAAATGTGATGACCTTGATATGAAAGATATTATGGAGTGGTTAATGTCAAATTAAGATCTTTCTGTGTAGCTGTCCGAGGGCTGACGCGACCGGACGTATTTGCCACTCATCGACAAATTGGCTGACAAGCTGCCCATCTGGAAGGCGAAGCTTCTCAACGAAGCTGGTCGACTGAAACTGCTAAACTCAGTGCACTGAAAAAATGGATAATCAAGAAACTCTACAGGTTCAGAAGAGGTTTCCTTTGGAAAAGCTCCGGCGATCGGCCGATGCAAATGGTGAACATCGCTTGGTCTGATGGGCCAAGAAAAATAGGCTGAAATTTGGAGGGTTGAGAGTGTTAGGCCTGGATCTGCACAGAGCTCAAGGCTAAGGAGGTTATGACCAGAATGGACTGACCCAGATAGGCCATGGGTTGACATTGCCACTCCCTGTAATGTTGTTGACAGGCAGCTCATCAAGGCCAACACCATCGTCACTCTTGGGGATGGGGGCAGAGCGAGTTTCTCGCAATCAACTTAGTTTGATGGAGGAACACCAATGGACATGGCGTTGAACTTCTACAGGCTTGCATGCAACAAGAACAGAACGGTCGGGGATGTGTTGTACGCAGCGCAGCATCAGAGCTGGACAAAATTTCTGGAGTACGACAACAGTGACACACAGATAGCAGAATTGTTATACTATGGGGCTTTCAGTAACAGAAAGACCTGATGAgaataaggccctgtttagatcaccCAACTAAAGTCTAGCTAGTCAGCTAAAAGTTCTTTCAGCTAAACTTTAGTTGGGGTGTTTGGATCATCTAGTTAACAGATTCAGTTAAACTTTAGCTAAGTTTAGTGGGTTGAGACAGCTAAATTTAACTAAACTTTAGCTGGTTGGTGGattcaaacagggcctaagattgGTAGCTCTAGCCGCACCAGAGCAAGAAGAGCTGCACCAAACGACGAGATTTGAAGAAGCGCTTTTGCAACCTTGGAAGAGAAGCCGAAGCCATTTCGACCGTATAGAGGCGAAGCtgctttctttgttttttttggctccggtcgAGTGTTCCAACTCAGGAGCCCTATCAAAGGAACTCTACGATGCTATTGAAGGAACTATTTTTTTCACACAATATATTTTTACAACTACCTAAAATCATGTTTTTTGGGCTTTTTTTACACTCTTAGATGCTTACAGTGGGGTGGGATGAAAGTTTAGATTATTATTGGACAGACcgtgtttcaaaaaaaaatcgcTTAGCTGCATAGAGTAAACATTGTAGAATGGTATTTATGAAGACTTGAAGCTTCCTGCATACCATTCTTGGGATCTCGAGTTTAgcgagagtttttttttttgttcacgTTTGCGAAATTGTTGTCTTGGGATCTACGAGTCGTAACTGCCTGTAAAAGGTACATGTACCCGTGCATCGCGGCAGGATATTATTTTAGATGGTGTTTAAATCCAGGTGTAAAGTTTAGGGGCGTCACATCGAATGTCACAtaagagtgttcggatagtaataataaaataaattacaaaaatcCTCAGTAATCCGtgaaacgaatttattaagcctaattaatctgtcattagtatatgtttactgtagcacaacatcgtcaaatcatagactaattaggcttaaaaattcagtctcgtaaattagtcgcaatatgtgtaattagttattttttagtctatatttaatacttcatgcatgtgttaaACATAGGGAGTAAATTTTAGGAGAACTTAACAAGGCCTTAAAATCTTTGATCCACCTCGAAGGACGCGTATATATCAAAGTGAATGGCGATATGGCTGTGCAAGAAATTAGAAAACGGAATATACATAATACATCCAAGACTCCAAGTTACCAATAGTGTTGCTGATAGTTATTATAGAATCATACTACTCTGTTCTAACAAAAGAATATAATCAAAGTCAAATTACCTTAAGTTTAAAGTTTATAGTAAGAAAATAATATCACTCTACACAGTTATATACTATTAAAATATATTTCACGGCAAATCCAGTGACACTTATTTAGtgtaaatattagtatttttttatataaatttgatcaaacttcatATTGTTTAACTTAGCACTATTCTAGAACTACACCTTTTCTAGGCTCAGGGAGTACATAATACCTTCTATataaaagaaacaaagaattttACATAACATAAAACTAATATATTCCTTCCGGTCAGAAAACTCATACACTCCTGGTCAGGAAAATTTTATACAACATCAAACCTTTAAAACTATACAGACATCAATAtttccaaaagaaaaaaaaacagttttAAGTTGTATAAGACGAATTGTATTAAAAATACTTGCAAAGTTATAGAAGAAGTTAGTAGTCAAGATATTTTAAGACCATGCAAAGTCAAATACAACAAGTAGTTTTTACACTACAAGTAGTTTTTACTATACGTAGTATTTAACTTCACAtctgtaattaacaacaaaagacAACTTTTAGTAGCTTCCAACCATACCAACAAGAATACACTTGGAGCCTTGGAGGAACTCAGTACTGTTCCCTAAAAACTCGGTCAAAATCACGAAGGAGCAGTCAACGAttgcaaagtactaggaaattaTGCAGCATCAAAATCATCTGAAGGCTCCGATTTCCTCCCTGAAACGTGTGATGAGGCCATCAACGCTCATTGTGGCCAGGTCGGCATTGTCTCTTACCCTAACGCAGACCTGCAGTACACAAAGGATCCACGTGAAACAGCAAGGAATCAAATCTATTTTGCGTGAATCCATATCTGAGGGTGATACTGGTACACAAGTACACGGTAtgtagaagaaaaaaaatgggaCGACGTAAAGAGGACTTACATTTCCAGTCTCGGCCTCTTGTGCACCTACGACAAGAATGTAGTTGAATTGGGCTACTTGGGCTTCCCGTGCCTGCAAGATTTATTGGGATGGACTAATACGGAGTAAACAGCAAAAACAAGACAGATGACATGATAAGTCTCACAGATTGGCTACATGCAATTCCGTCTTTTGTGATTGAGAATTTTTGTATAAGAAAGGACGAGCAAACAAACATAAGAATAAGAAATTAAAATAAACAATGCAAAAGCCTAAAAGAGCATGGTAACTGGGAAGTACCTTCTTTTGTATTGTCCTGTCACTCACGTCAATATCAACATGGAAACCAGTTTCATGTAGCGTGGCAAGAACCTGGTATCAGAAACAAAAGGATCATCAGAGCAAGCTCCAATTTTGCCTAAAGAGGTAAAAGGGAACACATATAACATGAATCCATGAGGATAGTGTGGTAAGCTATAAAAGGTAACAGGGCTACATTAAAGGATAGTATGTGAACTCATCAACCAACTCAAAGTCAATAAACATTTGTTGTTTGAATTAGAGACAAAAACTAAGCAATTTCACACCGCTAACTGCAAAGAATCATCTAAAACACCACTGATAGGAACTCGGCTCCTACCCTGGATCGATCGCAAGTTGTACGAGTGGGAGATGGAGGGGCGAGGTTTGAACGACGACGAACGACGGCGAGGCGCCGTGGTTCCTCGTGCGAGGGACAGGAACGCGCGGGGGAAGGAGGGTGGCGGCGACGAGGGTTTCTGGGATCTCCCGGCTCCCTAAAGGAAGCCGAGCAATTAGGTttgctcttgcttaatttcccAAAGTGTCTTACAGCCTAAATATATAATATCTTTTCTCCTAAAAATAGAAACTGATCTCCTAAAAAATAGCAACTGCTTCGGGCCCTAGGCCAGCCCATACGGTGCCTTCTTAGCCACTGGCTGGCTGTCGCCGGTTGTACTGGAGGCCcatcataacatctctccccgcctactgaaacagctcgtcctcgagctggaaggtgGGAAACTCTGTGCGGAACGCCTGGAGCGGCTCCCAAGTCGCATCCTCCTCCGACAGGCCTTGCCACTGGACGAGAAGGCGCCAGATACCGCGCCGCTGCTGCGCCTGCAGGACACGGTCCGGTGGAGGAAGGATCCGGCCATCTAGCACCGGCGGAAGGGTCGCAGGGGCGGACGGAGGGTCGCCGCGGTGGCGCTTCAGCAAGCCCACGTGGAAGACGTCGTGGATGCGAGCGCCCTCGGGTAGCTGGAGGCGATAGGCGACGTTGCCGATGCGTTCCAGCACCTGAAACGGACCGGCGAAGCGGGGACCCAGCTTGCGCTTGGCACAGGGGTCCAGGGACTGCGCCGTCCTGTGCAGGAGGCGCAGCCAGACCCAGTCGCCCACGGGGAACTCCACGTCGCGGTGATGGGCGTCGTAGGTCTTCTTAGCCAGCTGCTGGGCCTGTAGAAGGCGCTGGCGCACCTCGGCGAGGATCTCGTCGCGGTTGCGCAGGAGGACGGCAGCCGCCTCAGCACGGGCCGTCCCCGGCTTGTACAGCAGGATGGGCGGCGGGGAACGACCGTAGACCACCTCGAAGGGCGTGGTGCGGAGGGCGGTGTGGAAGGaggtgttgtagcagtactccgcCCACGACAGCCAGTCCACCCAAGCACGCGGGCGATCCCCTGTTACACACCGCAGATACATAGCTATCACCTTGTTCACCACCTCGGACTGCCCGTCCGTCTGCGGGTGGAAAGTTGTGCTCATGCGTAGCTTGACGCCCGCCATCTGGAACAAGTCACGCCAAACGTGGCCCTTGAACACGGGGTCCCTGTCGCTGACGATAGACGACGGGAACCCGTGGAGCCGCACGATGCCGTCGAAGAAGGCGCGGGCGACGGACGTCGCGGTGTAAGGGTGGCCGAGCGCGATGAAGTGCGCGTACTTGGAGAAGCGGTCGACCACCGTGAGTATGACGGACTTGCCGCCCACCTTGGGAAGGCcctcgatgaagtccatggagatatccgcCCACACCTGGGACGGCACCTCCAGTGGCTGTAGCAGCCCCGCCGGCTGTAACGTCTCCGTCTTGTTGCGCTGGCACGTCGCGCAAGCACGCACCTAGTCCTGTACCAGAGTGCGGTCCCCGGGTATGTAGAAGTCGGCGCGGAGACGGTGGAGGGTCTTCTGGACGCCCTCGTGTCCGGCCGAGTGCGCCAGGAGCAGCGCCTGATGGCGCAGGTCGTCGTGGTCGGGGACGAAGATGCGGCTCCCGTGCAGAAGGAGCCCGTCGTCGAAACGCCACGGGCCCTGGAGTTCGCCGGCGTCCAGGCGCTGCCGGAGGCTCTAGGCGTCCGCTGCGGTCGCTGTGGCGCGGCGTACGTCGTCGACGAAGGCGAAAGAGGGCCCGGAGCAGGCGCACAGGACAGCAGCTCCGACGTCGGCCACCGAGGCGTCGTCCGCGTCACGGCGGGACAGCGCATCCGCCACAGTGTTGAGGCGTCCTGACcggtactcgacagtgaagtcgaaCCCGAACAGCTTGCTGATCCACTGGTGCTGTGGAACCATCGACAGGCGCTGGTCGAGAAGGAATTTCAAGCTGTAATGGTCAATGCGATTAAGGAAATGTCGTCCCCATAAGTATGGACGCCAGTGACGCACGGCCTGCACCAGGCCAATTAGCTCGCACTCGTACGCCGCGAGCTTGAGGTGACGCGCCGCGAACGGCCGGCTGAAGAAAGCTAGGGGTCCCGCGCCCTGGTGAAGGACGGCGCCGAACCCCGCGCCGGAGGCGTCACAGTCCACCACAAACGGCCTGTCGAAATCCGGCATCTGCAGCACCGGCCCGGTGGTGAGGGCGCGCTTGAGCGCCTGGAAGGCCGTCTCGGCCTCGGCGTCCCAAGCGAACGCGTCGCGCCGCAGGAGGCGAGTGAGGGGCGCGGCGATGACACCGAACTCCCGGATGAACTTGCGGTAATAGCCCGCGAGTCCGAGGAATCCCCGCAGCCCGCGAGCCGACCGTGGCTGTGGCCAAGCCGCGACCGCGGCCACCTTGTCGGCGTCCATGGCGACGCCGTCCCCGGAGATGACGTGACCCAGATAGGCCACGGACGACGCCCCGAACGAGCACTTCGAGCGCTTAAGGTGGAGATGGTGCGCTCGAAGCTCGCTGAGGACGATGGCGACGTGCTGGAGGTGCTCCGCCCACGAGGAACtgtagatcaggatgtcatcaaaaaATACCAGCACAAACCTCCGTAGGTATGGGCGAAGGACTCATTCATCAACGCCTGGAACGTCGCCGGTGCGTTGGAgaggccgaacggcatcaccaggaactcatAGTGGCCGTGGtgagtgcggaacgccgtcttagCCACGTCGTCGGGGTGCATCCGCACCTGGTGGTAGCCCGAACGcaagtcgagcttggtgaagaagcgggcCCCATGGAGCTCGTCCAGGAGCTCATCCACTACTGGAATCGGGAACTTGTCCTTCGAGGTCCTGGCGTTTAGGGCCCTGTAGTCGATGCAGAAACGCCAGGACTTGTCCGCCTTGCGGACGAGGAGGACGGGCGCCGAGAATGGCGAAGTGCTGGGCCGAATAATTCCCTGGGCGAGCATGGCCTCGCACCGGCGTTCCAGCTCGTCCTTCTGGAGCTGGGGGTAGCGGTACGGTCGTACGGCGACGGGCGCCGTGTCCGGCAgcaggtggatgcggtggtcgtagGGGCGAGCCGGCGGAAGGCCCTGCGGCTCGTCGAAGATGGCGATGTGCTGCTGAAGTAGACGGTCCAGCAGGGGCTGTTGGGTGTCGGCGGACACCACCGCTGCACGGGCGGCCCCATCGGCACCGTGCACACCCCGCCAGAGGATGCGGCGTCCCTGGCGCGTGAAGGCTATCGTCATGGCTTCTAGGTCCCACACGATGGGGCCTAGCGTCCGTAGGTAGTCGATGCCGAGGATGAAGACGAAGCAGCCGAGGTCAAGACCGACGCAGGTGATGGAGAAGTGCTCGCCCTCGATGCTGATGGGCACGTTGCGGGCGACACCCTCGCAGTGGAGGCGATCGTCGTTGGCGACGGTGACGCGCAGTTGTCACCCCCTGACGGAATGAGGCCGAGGCGTCGCATGGTCGCGCCCTGCATGAAGCTGTGCGTCGAGCCGGTGTCGAGCAGTGCGAGCAAGCGCTCCCCCTTCACCATCACAGGGAGGAGCATGGAGTTCTCCGTGCGGATACCGGCCAAGGCATGGAGAGAGATGGCGAACGCGTTGGCGTCCGCGTCCGGGGCCGCTGGTACTGCCTCCACGGCCGCGGGCGCGCCTGCGGCGTCGAGCGCCGCGTCGTCGTCGACGTAGTCGGCGCCCTCTATATAGAAGAGGCACGTAGCCCGGCACGTACGGCTCGTCGCAGTTGAAGCAGAGGCCCTGACGACGGCGCTCCAGCTGCTCGGTTGGAGTAAGGCGGCGAAAAGGCCGCACGCCCGGAGCTGCGGCGGCCACCGCGGCGCCCGGACCGGCCGGTGCGTGGGGCGCGGCAGGGGCACGGCCTGGTGGAGGCAGCGCGGGACGCGGAGGATGGCGAGCGCCGCGCGCGGCCGGCAGTGCCTGCAGAGCGGCCGTGCGCCGCTCGAACGCTCGGGCGTAGTACATGGCCGTCTGAAGATCCGGCGGAGCGCGCATCACCACGTCCACCCGGATATGGTCCGGGAGGCCGCCCACGAACAACTCGGCGCGCTGACGGGTAGAGAGGTCCCCGGTGTGGCACGCCACCGCCTGGAAACGGCCCGCATACTCCTGCACAGTGGACGTAAAGGGTAACCGGCCGAGCTCAGCCAGGCGACTACCTTGCAGCGGTGGACCGAAACACAGACGACAGAGGTCGCGGAAACGCTCCCACGGCAGCATGCCCTCATCCTGCTCCAGGGCGTAGTACCAGGTCTGCGCGTCGCCCCGGAGGTGGTAGGAGGCAAGCCACGTCCGATCAGACACCAACGTCCGCTGGCCGCGGAAGAACTGCTCGTAGTGGTTGAGCCAGTTCAGGGGGTCGGCCGAGCCGTCGTATGTCTGGAACTCGAGCTTGTAAAACTTCGGCGGTGGAGGCTCCGGGCCGATGACCGAAACAGCGCCCCCGGCAGTGTCGTCGCGTGCCGGGGACGACGATGAAGAAGGCTGCAACGAGCCCCCATGGAACAGTGGTTCGTCGACGCCCCCGTACAGGACGCCCGACGCGGGCACCCCACCGTGGGCAACCACTGGCCCCGACGAAGGCAGCTGCGGCACGTAGGGATGTGCACTCGTCGTGGTGTAGACAGGTGCCGGCTCCGACGTCCAGCCCGGAATGCGCGATGGCGATCGGGGAAACGGAATCTGGGTGATCGGCACGCCGTGGGGCGGAGGCGGCTGCGCGATCAGTGCTGCGGAAGAGGGCGCACCGTCGTGGGGCATGCCGTAGATGTACCCAGCCGCAGCAGGCGCGACCGCGGACGGCGGCGCCGGTCGGGGTGGCGCCAACGAGACGTGCTGGATGGACGGCAGCGACGGCGCCGGCAGGATCTGCTGGCTGTAGGGCAGCGGGAGCGCCGGTTGCGGTGGAGATAGGGGCTGGGTCGGCGGCTGCGGCCCGTGAGGACCAACGAGGAAGGCATGAATGCCCACCACAGCCCGCCACAGGTCAAGTATGGCCGCCGTCATCTGTTCGGCGGACATGACGAGCGCCGGAGCCGCGGCAGAGGACGCGATCGGGCCCGACGCCGTGACGAGGATCGAGGACGACAAGGGCAGGGGCGCGGTGGTTGCAGCGATGGTGGTCGAGGACGCGGAGACCGCTGGCGAGGGATGGGCCGTTGACATCGAACCTGAGACTGCTGATACCAGGTTGATAGGAACTCGGCTCCTACCCTGGATCGATCGCAAGTTGTACGAGTGGGAGATGGAGGGGCGAGGTTTGAACGACGACGAACGACGGCGAGGCGTCGTGGTTCCTCGTGCGAGGGACACGAACGCGCGGGGGAAGGAGGGTGGCGGCGACGAGGGTTTCTGGGATCTCCCGGCTCCCTAAAGGAAGCCGAGCAATTAGGTttgctcttgcttaatttcccAAAGTGTCTTACAGCCTAAATATATATAATATCTTTTCTCCTAAAAATAGAAACTGATCTCCTAAAAATAGCAACTGATTCGGGCCCTAGGCCAGCCCATACGGTGCCTTCTTAGCCACTGGCTGGCTGTCGCCGGTTGTACTGGAGGCCCGTCATAACAACCACACAGCTGGTGAGGACCACAAAGTGGAATATAACTCAACAGAAGTTTTTTTAATGCCAGCCACCAGAGAACTATTAAGTCAAGTCAGTTTTTAGATATAAGGACCATTTACCTGTTTCGCATATTCCACTGAACCAGAAGATACCGAGCAAACAATGGCCTGGCGAGGGCTTAGCCATAAGGGCCATTTACCATTGTAATGCTCCAAAAGAATGGCAAACATCCTTTCAACAGAACCTAGGATTGCCCTGTGTATCATCACAGGCCTTTCAATTTTTGCTTCATCCTCAGCAGAATAAGCCAGCTTGAACCGAATGGGCAGCTGAAAATCCAGTTGTAACATATAATATAAGGTTAGACATATTTTAATTATATAATGATAGAATAACATTCAAGCGAACCTGTAACGTTGCACATTGAAATTTCCTCTTAAGGGCATCAAACACACCAATATCAATTTTTGGACCATAGAAAGCACCATCCCCTTAATTAATCTGCAAGAAGGCATCTATATAAGTCCTCTGAATACAAGGCAATGTCATGGCAGAACAATGTTGCAAAATGTATATGCACTTCCTCATAGAGCAACAGGAATGATTGTCACAAGCACTCAAAATCCTGTGATTTTAGTCAGAGCCGGTGCAGGTACA harbors:
- the LOC136538939 gene encoding uncharacterized protein, yielding MAESCTVSNSENKRSLPAWMLKSTSGNQVAKTEDQNKQAPESDEQIGALNQSKAIKRNNRRPLKSLDSETAGELGALRRCEGREKARRKSKDAVKDEVEENVEVKSKNVRKASGRAAPKNSRKRKLDNVESEPSSPVSTDDDIELTVEDLVSIAEEFVNAESVVNDQSVKGLMQCTTVTRNTRAIEYTEDENTSHQEVKCPSSIKTTADVAQDMINLLFGHLLSKHAGDTKKSDPVESMTSINQVPEEKGWHSEVPRQEEPVKISEPVESMTTTINHAPEKKDWRSELPKLGEPVTKKKSSLRDKVALFM